AAGAATGACTTCAAGGATTTCAGATTGAAAAGTGGGAAGGACACAGCTGTGATTCACTGATTTAGGAAAGTCTGTAATTGAAGTGAATCTATGGGAGAACATCAGGCATTCACTACAGACATGTTAGGTTCAAACTGTCGATTAAACATGACAACTACATGGGAAAATATACAAGTCTTGCGTTTAGAGAAGAAGTCTGGGCTAGGGATAAAATTTGGGAGCCATCAGCATATGAATgatatttaaaatcaattaaGATCACCAAAGTAGTGAGTATAGATAGTAGAAGAGAAGGGGTTGATCCGTGGGGCATCATATCAGCAATACTCAGTATTGCAGATCTTTGACACCTTGCAGGGGTGACAGATGATAGTGTGGCCTCTCCATCCTCTATGTATGATTATAGATCTGGGCATACTACTGTCCACCCTGTCCACACATTTGCCATTctgtataaaattattattacagtagctatatatttattcatatggatttaaaatatataccatTCCCCTATTCAAGATTATTTCTAATCAGTGTCTCTATAATCATTCCTCTATTCAAGATAACTTCTAATCAGTGCTTATTATCACTAATGCTTAAATGAACATCTTCTTATGTTTGATTTTCcacctctcttttttttattgaagtatattcactTAGCTTTTATTATCACTTAAAATAAATTCCCATGAGTGGGTTTACTTCATCAAAGGCAATGAACAATTTTATGGCTCTTGACAGAAAAGTTTTATGCTATATCTTCAGTATGGCATTAGTGGGAGTTCACATGCAGTGGGGAATCAGGCCCATCTCTGGGAgttgaaaatatgtatataatagaCTATAGAATAATGGCTACAGTTATTATTAtcaaatgttgaataaaagttgtGAAAGTgtgcacccttgtcttgttcctaatcttagaagaaatgctttctgcttttctctgttgagtatgatgttgatgtaggtttgtcatacatggcttttattatgttgacgtatgttccctgtatacccagtttgttgagagtttttatcataaatgaatgttggattttgtcataagctttttctgcatcttattgagatgatcatatgatttttttctttaatttgttaatgtggtgtgccACATTGACTGATCTGTGGATACTGAACCATTCTTACAttcttgggataaatcccacttgataatggtgtatgatcaTTTTCATATATTGTAGAATTTAGTTTTGTTCAAATATTTAGTAATATGtagtaatattttgttgaaaattttttatCTATATTCAACAGtcatattggcctataattttcttttttgtggtgtcttTGATATTGTATGATTTGGGCCTCAAAGAATGAGTGAGgaagtgtttctttcttttcaattgttttcaatagtttgagaaggataggtgttaattcttctttaaatgtttggtaggatTTCCCTGTGAAGCTGTGTAGgcctggacttttctttcttggaagttttttttaattactaattcaattgtATCACTGGTaactggtctgttcatattttctgtttcttcctgattcagtcatggagattgtacatttctagaaatttatccatttcttctaggttgcccattttattaatgtataattgttcataggaATGTCTTATGATcctctgtatttctgtggtattaactgtaacttctcttttatttttcattttattaacttgggccttctcccttttttttcttgatgtatcTGAcaaaaggtttatcaattttgtttatcttttcaaagaaccagcttttagtttcattgatcttttcttttgttttttagtctctatttcatttatttctgctgtgatctttattatttcttctactaactttggttttgtttgttcttctttctctatttccttagaatacattatttatttgagatgtttcttatttcttgaggCAGACATATCTTTATAAACTTCCTGCTTAAAACTACTTTTGTCATGTCCCATATATTTTGGATcactgtgtttccattttcacttgttCCCAGGTATTGTTCaaaatttctctttgatttcttcagtgattcatTGGTTATTTAGAAGCGTATTGTTTAGATTCTACCTGcttgtgttttttgcagtttttttccttgtagttagTTTCTAGATAGTTTCTAGATTCATTGCTGTGGTTGAAAAAgatgcttggtatgatttcagtcttcttaaactTATTGAAATTTGTTTTGTGGCCTCCTATGTGATCTATTTGGAGAATGTTTtatatgcacttgaaaataatgggTATTCTGCTCTTTTTGTATGAAATGCTCTCTATATATCtcttaagttcatctggtctaatgtgtcatttaagccAGTGCTTCCTTAATGATTTTCTCTCTGGATGGTATTTCCATTGATGTAAATGGGGCAttgaagtcccctactattattatggtactgtcaatttctccctttatgtttgCTAATATTTGCCATAAAGCATCTAGGTGTTCCTATGTTGGGTACACATATATTTACAACTGTTGTATCTTTCTGTTGGATTGATTCCATGATTATTATGTAGTATcttttttttgtctcttgttacagtctttgttttaaagtctattttgtcttacCTAAGTGTTGCTACcctagctttctttttgttttcatttgcatggaatagctttttctatttcctcacacaaagctcagtagtagagtgcctgcctggcatgcacaaggtcctgggttcaattcccagtacctttattaataaacaaacaaacaaacctaattacctccctctcccctctccaaaaaaaaaaaaaaaaggcaaaaagaaaaactggGGTCATGCCAAATAAAAACATTCTAAAATGTCAGAGGGTCTACAACTCCTTACTTAACTAAACAagattaaggagaaaaaaaacggAAGGAGAGTCAGAGATCCCTCAGGGAAAGAGTATAAGTGGCTTTAGTAAGCTAATGCTGTTATAAGTTTTTCTCCATTTCTGCAGAAGGGGAGAAGGAAGCTAAAGCAATCATTTAAGGAAATTCTACTTCACAACATAGACAGATGAGGGCACTCCAGGCCAACAAATATTATAAACCAGCCCAAATTATGAAATAAACAATGAAAGTAGACTATACTCAAGGGTattataaaatgaagtaaaaaaataagaaacaaaatccCTCAGATGATGGAAACTCCTGTCCttcaacttcaattaaaaaggagcaaattaaaattgtaaaacaaCATTACAAATCAATGACAATACTCTCCAACAAGCATTTGAAGGCATTAAAAACACTTGAAACagaaattcaaaaattaaaaggaaattgaTCAAATAATGGATCaggaatgaataaaaagaaaattgattgAACTCAGGAAATAATAAGTAAAGACAAAACCATCTAAGAAATGAAGACTAAAATAAAGGTAGCCaaggtaaaataaattaaatgaaatttaatgaGGGCATTGAACAAAGGGaagcaatcaacaaaatgaaaataagataaagaaaatgtatccaGTGAAACAGGCAAAAAGAAATGTCATTTCCTttacaaatatattaaatttgattccctaaaataaaaaataaaacagtaacataGAATTAATATTTAAAGCTTAAGTCCAGAAAaacttttgtaaataaagaaCTGAAAGTATCTATCAGGTGCCTGGAAAAATAAGCTCATCATAATCAGTTCTAACAGGTATCTCAGTAAAACCACTGGAGTTTAAAGACAAATACAAAATCTTCAGATCTTTAAAGCAAAATGGTTAACACATTATAAGGGCAAAAGAATTAGTCCAACATTAGCTTTCTGAAAAGATCAGACAGTGCAGTTGCATTTTCAAAACACTCAAGAAAGAAAATGCATACCAAGAAACTTATATCTAGTTAAGCTGTCCTTCAAATATCAATGCTATTGAAAAATAGTCTTAAACATGTGAGATCCAAGGACTGTTGTACTCACAGTCCCCTTTTAGAGTTGATAAGAGGATAATCTTCACTCAAACAAAAGATAAATGGGAAAATTGGACAAAGGATAAGCAGTGAgcatttaatgtatttaattacAGATCTAAGAACAAAATATTAGTGAGAATATGGGTGCCAGAATAATATATGAATATTGTATGTTCTGAAAAAGCGAAAAATGATAATACAACCAGAAAAGCTAAAAGGGAACATCTGTTTCTAATAAGTTAACTTCTGCCATGCTTGCAATCCCACCATGAACTTTTAGAAGACTGAACAAAACAGACGACACaacagtttttaaatattgaacaaGGAAGGCATGACTGTAATCTCTGGAAGAAGAGActagaattaaagaaaatttatgaTTACTCTTTAGACTCTGGCTCATGGAGGAGGATCCCAAACAGATCACAGTGGTGTCACTAAATTGTGCAAAGTCAGAAAAGAGTTCAGTAGGCTGAAGCGCCTGGTTTACAGGGAAGAGCTCTGGAGACGAAaattataagcaaataaataGCTCCAGATACCATCACAGATTCCATTAAATTGGTTGCTGAATGCTAAAGCACACATACAGAACAGTGAAATAACATGAGTTCAGGAAAAGAAGAACTAATGGGGAGGTATAAGCCATACCAATTCCAAAGCTCACAAAAGTTTGAGGGACATTTGAGTCCAAAGCAACTAGAGTGAAAGATCTTCACTGAATATACAGAGCATTTAGAGATCTGTGAATTGCTAGCTAGCAGTAGGGCTAGTCCTAGGACAGGGATTCTCAAGTGCAGAACTATTGACACATTCGGCGGAATAATTCTTTGCTGTAGGGGtatgtcctgtgcactgtagaaTGTTTAGAAACTTCTGTGGTTTCTACCCAATTAATTCAGTAGCAGCGCTCCCCTCACTGCAAGTTTTGACCACCCAATCTTTATCTAGACATTGCCTAATGACATCTGTCCCTCAGGAGCAAAATTAttaacagttttaaaataaatcacatcCACTGATATAGGGTAAATGCAACTCTAGAGGTACACTCATAAAGCTTAAAAACTTGCTTCAGAGGGGTCAGGGTAATCTGCAAGTGTCTGCCTGCTAGAATATATCCAACACAATTTAATAGGAGACCCCCAAATCCAGTACTCAATGGCATAAAGTTCTAAATGACCAGCATACAgcccaaaataacaaaaagaaaaaaaaaaaaggaaaaaggcaggATAATCTTTCCCATAACCAGGAAAAATACAAAAGCCATTCATTCAATAGACACAGTTTGGGAAATGATAGAGACAAAATTAACAGATAAGCTATTATAATTACTCAGAAtttagagaaaaggaagaatacaatgaagataaaagttatttttaaaaaataacttctggaaattgaatatacaatttttaaaataaaaatgttactttGTGGGATGAATAATATATTATAGAATGCAGATGAAAATAcaagtgaacttgaagacacagcaataaaatgattcaaaatgaagcataaaaagaaaaagactgaaaaaataattaatatagcTTCAATGACTTATGGGAAATATCAAGCAGTTTGGCCAAGAGGCCTGCAGGGACATTAAAATGACACTAGCCCCTTCATGCATGTGGAAGCCACATGgtttctgtcacaactactcaactctggcATTATAGCATGAAAGCAGTCACAGACACTACGTAAATAAATGAGCATGCTATGTTCAATTCATACTTTATTTATGATTATAGAGATGGAGAAGAGAAGATTATCATTTACCAGGAGACAGGATCAAGGAAGGGTGCAAATATAAATGGGTATATATTCATCAGGGTTctgcagagaaacaaaaccaacaagatgtgtttgtctctgtgtgtgtacgtgtgtatatatatatatataaagagagagagagtgaaagtgagagacagagaggggttagtgaagagagacagagattttaaggaactggctcatgTGATTGTTGGAGCTGGTAAGTCTAAAATCTGCAGGGAAGGCTGGCAGGCTGGAAATTCCAGGAAGAGTCGATGTTGCAGTCTTGAGTGTGAAGGCAGCctggaggcagaattccttccATTTCTGACTACCTCAGTCTTTTCTCTTAAGGTTGTCAACTGACTGTATGAGGTCCACCCACAGTATGGAGGTAATCtgttttactcaaagtctactggtTTAAATGCCAATCACATCTAAAACAACTTTCACAGCAACATCCAGACTGCTTGGCCAAATAATGGTGTACCATAGCCTAGCAAAACTGACACATAAATTTAACCATCAGTAGTAAAAGGGGAATTTCCTGGTAGTGATGGAACAGGTAAATATTTTGATTATGGTAGTGGTTACAAGAATCTACATATAGGGAAAAAACTGCATAGAACTACACACACACTCGAGTACAAGCAAAAATGGTGAAACTCAATATATTCTAGAGCATAGTTAATAGTACTGAATCAATGTAaattttgtggttttgatattgtaCCATTCTAACATAAGGTATCACAACTGGTGGAAATGGAGTGAAGGGTGCATTGatactctatatactattttTACAATTTTCTATGAGTCTGTAATTATCACCaaattaaaaggtttttttttttttaaaaaaactgtatggACACTCaagttttattattcttttaattatttcaacagtttaaaaatgtaaacatcatTCCTAGTTCATGAACCACATAAATATAGGGGGCAGGCCAGATCTGGCCCAGGGTCATTTTTTTTGCTGACTGCTAAATTAAATAGTATTTCTCCATGTCAATAATTATATTCTGGTTATGGTTAAAAAAGAAAGTCTTTGAATGATTTTAGGAAAGACAGAGTGAAATATTTAAGGGTAAAGAGACATAATCTATGTACCTTTCTCTCAAACATTTctctatatacatatttatgcattcacacatacatataaaggAATGTGGCAAGATGTCAATATCTGAAGATCTTGGGTGAAAGCTTAAAGGGATTTCTTTCtgtgattcttgtaacttttctatgggtctgaaattatttcaaaataaaaattacttacacacacatatgtctaGTATTTGCTAGGCAGGTgatatgattttttaatttctcttattaAATTATCACCCGCCTGCAAAAATATCATACTACCTGATGTCAATGTCACTATAAATGTTTCCCGAAAACTTTGCAGCTCTTGTCTGCGTCTAgatgtatgtaaatacatatatagacttttcattttggaaatgttCAAATAATCATAGAAAGAAAGATATTTAATGAAACCTCATGTACGAGTCACACAGTTTAAACAATTGCCAGCTCACTGGTTCATCAATATCAATATCCATTCATTCCCATTCTCTATATTTTTAAGCAAATACTTTCATTTCTTGATGTTTCCTTTATATAGATATGTggggagaagggaaaaggagTGGCAGTTGATTCTAAGAGGAAGACAAAGGAGAGATGCTTGTCTCTAACAAATggtagcttaaaaaaataaaaagtgctaGCTAATGCCATTTACCTTCAATTGGAGTCACCACTTCAATTGTAAAATTCTGAGTCAAGAGGAAAAGTCAAGCTCAACATCCTCCACAAAGGGAATTACTATGAATTTGGCACTATGTCAGGCACTTTGTACAACTTACTGAATCTTTATAATAACACTCAGAGCTCTGTTCAATTACTCCCTTTTTTCAAATAAGGAAATTACATTTCAGAAAGAATGAATAACTTTCCTGATATTAAGCAATTTGTGGGAGCAGAATTTATACTCTTGCCTTACTGTTTCCAAAAGAGTATGTGTGATATTTTCCACTGTATTGCCACACAGTACACCAAAAACACTCATTTCAGATATCACTGGGGGTAAGATTCTAAAGGAATTAATTGTCTTTGTGAAATATGGATCAGAATCTATTAGAATCTGAGTTTATAGCCAACTACTGTTCTCAGTGATTCTAGCTAAGCTGAGCTAGTGaagacaaagaataaaaatacctCTCTATAATCTTGCTTTCCCCAAAGAAGTCCTCAGTGATTGCCCAATGATGccatgtctagtcttttaacactAAACATATTTCCCTTGGGTCTTATTGGTTACCAGCTTTCCAACTCAGCAAATATTTTACAGCAGCCTTTACATCCTTATTTCTCAAGCTATAGATTATAGGATTTAGCATTGGGGTCACCACCCCATAAAACATGGAAACAAGCCCCTCCCTAGCTTGTGAATTGTCTTGTCCAAGGAGGTCTTGAGACTTGGGTTTGGCATACATAAAGAAGATGGTACCATAAAATATGATCACCACTGTCAGATGCgctgagcaggtggaaaaggCCTTGCGTCTCCCTGTGGCTGAGTTCATTCTTAAGATGGTGTAGAGGATGAACatgtaggagaaaaaaatgaccaaCAGTGGAAAAACCAGGAAAGCCATATTTGACACTGCTAGGGTAACAATATTGAGGGATATATCAGCACAGGCTAGCTTGAGGACAGCCAATATCTCAAACAAGAAATGATTGATAATATTATTTCCACAGAAGGGCAACTGCATGGCCAGAGATGTCTGCACAATTGAGTTGATTCCACCAGAGAGCCATGACACACAAGCCATCAGTACATATGCCACTTTGCTCATGATGATGGGGTATCTCAGAGGATTACAGATAGCCACATATCGGTCAAAAGCCATCATGCCAAGGAGGAAACATTCTGTCGACCCCATTGCAAATCCAAAGAACATCTGCACTGCACATCCAGAGAAGGAAATGTTCCTCTTCTTTGAGATTAAGCTCACCAAAGTTGAGGGAACAGAGGAAGATGTATAGCAAATATCCAGGAAAGAGAGGTTGcccaggaagaagtacatgggggtgtgaaGACGGGAATCAAAGACGCTCGCTATGATCAGAACACCATTGCCAATTAGAATCAATAGGTACATAACTAGAATTAGAGCAAAGAAGACAATCTCAAGTTTTGGGTAACCAGAGAGTCCCAGAAGAATGAATTCTTTCACAAATGTTTCATTTATTCTATCCATGTTCCAGCTTCTAGGATGTCAAAGGAATAcctaacataaaatattttcacttcCAAGTAACAACAGATTTAACAAATTTCTTGGCTAGGCATTATTCTAGGGTGAAACAGAAAGAAGTTTTCCTTGAAGCTCTGTCATCCAGTTTTCTTAAACAACGCCTATGCCTAGAGTATAATGATACTGGGAAGTTGAGAGTTTCAATGCCCTGGGTCTAATGTTTGATGATCTAACTAGGATTAGAAGCAACCTTCCCAACTGTTAAAGACACAAAGGCCCTAGAATATTTCAGATGACAAACCTGACTTCTTCATTTAGTTAAGCTCATTGAGAGG
This portion of the Vicugna pacos chromosome 4, VicPac4, whole genome shotgun sequence genome encodes:
- the LOC102542119 gene encoding LOW QUALITY PROTEIN: olfactory receptor 13C4-like (The sequence of the model RefSeq protein was modified relative to this genomic sequence to represent the inferred CDS: inserted 1 base in 1 codon; substituted 1 base at 1 genomic stop codon); this translates as MPSQEICXICCYLEVKIFYVRYSFDILEAXNMDRINETFVKEFILLGLSGYPKLEIVFFALILVMYLLILIGNGVLIIASVFDSRLHTPMYFFLGNLSFLDICYTSSSVPSTLVSLISKKRNISFSGCAVQMFFGFAMGSTECFLLGMMAFDRYVAICNPLRYPIIMSKVAYVLMACVSWLSGGINSIVQTSLAMQLPFCGNNIINHFLFEILAVLKLACADISLNIVTLAVSNMAFLVFPLLVIFFSYMFILYTILRMNSATGRRKAFSTCSAHLTVVIIFYGTIFFMYAKPKSQDLLGQDNSQAREGLVSMFYGVVTPMLNPIIYSLRNKDVKAAVKYLLSWKAGNQ